The following proteins come from a genomic window of Pelagicoccus albus:
- a CDS encoding amidohydrolase family protein, whose translation MPSTVNSYVFLEKGRFSKPDDTSGSRRNSFAYFEPAFVRPLVALIQDGSSWALLLLKGRMELSESSHPKLVVENALILDAATPDFAPYYGHLVVATDGRIQKIGQGPAPSYDSVVSRLDAKGQILAPGFVSAHSHLFTSASRGLGEDQSLYGWIVAMTRYTDHCDDEDIYYLSKHGAVDFLRNGITTAYDFTSTGVPFQMEDDGHGTFSQDNYKPITWEQAQFKAKLDAGIRFINSVWLAEMQSKEATFARLEALVNWSNQFQDHPQFLRMALSGTVQWAEKKETAALELEAMQRFGLINQPHFLETPHNIEGQREKFWWYHEAGALSPDLIFGHFIHAGEEIIQTAARCGCGAVWQPTSNGRLASGVADVPCWLKHGMNVGVGLDDQSCTDLSDPFQNMRIGIYTLRATHKDPAAMSARKMLYLHTKGSAETLQIADQVGSLEVGKYADFLLVDPQDPDTGPIHDPISTYVLACSLRNLKGVYVGGERRVIDGKVEHLDARELSSEVHNRINRIRAKVSPDHPLWTHATTPVVANANA comes from the coding sequence ATGCCAAGCACCGTGAACTCCTACGTTTTCTTGGAAAAGGGAAGATTTTCTAAGCCTGACGACACATCCGGCAGCAGAAGAAACTCGTTTGCTTATTTTGAACCAGCATTCGTTCGCCCCCTTGTAGCTTTGATTCAGGATGGTAGCTCTTGGGCGCTTCTCCTGCTGAAGGGTCGCATGGAATTAAGCGAGTCGTCCCATCCCAAACTAGTTGTAGAAAATGCTCTCATCCTAGACGCGGCGACTCCTGACTTTGCCCCCTATTATGGACACCTCGTTGTAGCCACCGATGGTCGTATCCAAAAAATAGGACAAGGCCCCGCTCCATCCTACGATTCAGTGGTGAGTCGCCTCGACGCGAAGGGCCAGATCCTAGCTCCTGGATTCGTTTCCGCCCACAGCCACCTCTTCACCAGCGCTTCGCGAGGACTCGGCGAGGACCAATCGCTCTACGGTTGGATCGTCGCCATGACCCGCTACACCGATCATTGCGACGACGAGGACATTTACTATCTCAGCAAGCACGGAGCGGTCGATTTCCTGAGAAACGGGATTACCACCGCTTACGACTTCACCAGCACCGGCGTTCCTTTCCAGATGGAGGACGACGGGCACGGCACCTTCTCGCAGGACAACTACAAACCGATCACTTGGGAGCAAGCCCAGTTCAAGGCGAAGCTCGATGCAGGCATTCGCTTTATCAACAGTGTTTGGCTGGCTGAAATGCAAAGCAAGGAAGCGACCTTCGCCCGTCTAGAGGCCTTGGTCAATTGGTCGAATCAGTTCCAAGACCATCCTCAATTTCTGCGCATGGCCTTAAGTGGCACCGTTCAGTGGGCAGAGAAGAAGGAAACCGCGGCCCTAGAGCTCGAAGCGATGCAACGCTTCGGGTTGATCAACCAACCGCACTTCCTGGAAACACCGCACAATATCGAAGGCCAAAGGGAGAAGTTTTGGTGGTATCACGAAGCGGGCGCCCTGTCTCCGGATCTGATTTTCGGGCATTTCATTCACGCTGGAGAGGAGATAATCCAGACCGCCGCCCGCTGCGGCTGTGGAGCAGTTTGGCAACCGACAAGCAACGGCAGGCTTGCCTCCGGCGTGGCCGATGTTCCCTGCTGGCTCAAGCACGGCATGAATGTGGGAGTCGGGCTGGACGACCAATCCTGCACCGATCTTTCAGATCCTTTTCAAAACATGCGAATCGGCATCTATACGCTGCGGGCAACTCACAAGGATCCTGCGGCAATGAGCGCTCGCAAGATGCTCTACCTCCACACCAAGGGTAGCGCCGAGACGCTTCAAATAGCAGATCAGGTTGGAAGCCTAGAAGTCGGGAAATACGCCGATTTCCTCCTCGTCGATCCTCAGGACCCCGACACGGGCCCGATCCACGATCCGATCAGCACCTACGTGCTGGCTTGTAGTTTGCGAAATCTAAAGGGCGTTTACGTTGGCGGCGAGCGACGAGTCATCGACGGAAAAGTGGAACACCTCGATGCAAGAGAGCTTTCCTCCGAGGTACACAATCGCATTAACCGCATCCGAGCCAAGGTGAGTCCTGATCATCCGCTTTGGACACACGCCACCACGCCCGTGGTCGCGAATGCAAATGCCTGA
- a CDS encoding aldehyde dehydrogenase family protein → MPEIETTLNSDGRTIESFAPATGHKLGNVAESDLRSIPTLIANLRHGQSSWRQQSLDQRSEVLLAVADSLQSDSSGLSELLAEESGKPIAQARFEVTITIEYLRAIATKATAYKPEQISTQDSPGITGDRIISRRVPFGLVAAILPFNFPVELYVEKVAAAIAMGNSVLVKAPPQTPLIVERVTKHFHSGGVPKESLHCVYGGADLGRAIATSPGIDLISLTGSTAAGISVAELSAANLPKLHLELGGNDPAILLEDADLDLAVPHLIFGRTLMNGQACASNKRILVHESLHDALAERLKSELAKISIGDPLDESKQLGPMISSDAARRVVSQVKHAIEQGGELLFGELETHGAFVSPFLLGRVPATADIAKDDEIFGPVLPLIPFDTDKRAIEIANQSSYGLSSGVFSRDWQRAESVANEIEAGGTVINGTGNYRPYIVPFGGVKMSGLGREGLGFTLEEMSQLKYTVWRSCES, encoded by the coding sequence ATGCCTGAGATCGAAACCACGTTGAATTCAGACGGCCGGACGATCGAAAGCTTCGCCCCCGCGACTGGCCACAAATTGGGCAACGTCGCTGAGAGCGATTTGCGATCAATTCCCACTTTGATCGCAAATCTCCGCCATGGCCAATCATCTTGGCGTCAACAAAGTCTCGACCAACGATCTGAAGTGCTCCTCGCTGTAGCGGACTCCCTGCAGAGCGACAGCAGCGGACTAAGCGAGTTGCTCGCCGAAGAGAGTGGAAAGCCAATCGCTCAAGCGAGATTCGAAGTCACCATCACGATCGAATATCTGCGGGCAATCGCTACCAAAGCTACCGCCTACAAACCTGAGCAGATATCAACTCAAGATTCACCCGGTATCACTGGAGATCGAATCATTTCCAGGCGAGTCCCCTTCGGCTTAGTCGCGGCAATCCTCCCCTTTAATTTCCCCGTGGAGTTGTATGTCGAAAAGGTGGCTGCAGCCATAGCCATGGGGAACTCAGTTCTGGTTAAAGCTCCGCCTCAGACGCCTTTGATTGTGGAGCGGGTGACAAAGCACTTCCATTCTGGCGGCGTCCCCAAAGAATCCTTACACTGCGTTTATGGTGGAGCCGATCTGGGTCGGGCTATCGCAACAAGCCCTGGAATCGATCTGATCAGCCTAACTGGATCGACGGCAGCAGGAATTTCTGTCGCAGAGTTATCGGCGGCGAATCTGCCGAAACTGCATTTAGAGTTGGGAGGCAATGATCCTGCAATCCTTCTGGAAGATGCCGACTTGGACCTTGCGGTTCCCCATTTGATCTTCGGCCGCACGCTGATGAACGGCCAAGCCTGCGCCTCCAACAAACGGATTCTGGTTCACGAAAGCCTGCACGACGCTCTGGCAGAGCGACTAAAGAGCGAGCTCGCCAAAATATCAATCGGGGACCCTTTAGACGAATCCAAGCAACTCGGCCCCATGATCAGCAGCGACGCTGCTCGCCGGGTCGTTAGCCAAGTCAAGCATGCCATCGAGCAAGGTGGAGAGCTCCTTTTTGGCGAACTCGAGACCCACGGCGCATTCGTCAGCCCTTTCCTTCTCGGTCGCGTTCCCGCTACGGCAGACATCGCCAAAGATGACGAAATTTTCGGCCCCGTATTGCCCTTGATTCCGTTCGACACCGATAAGCGCGCTATCGAAATCGCCAACCAATCCAGCTATGGATTATCCAGCGGTGTGTTCAGTCGCGACTGGCAGCGAGCGGAATCGGTGGCCAACGAGATCGAGGCCGGAGGCACCGTAATCAATGGGACTGGCAACTACCGTCCGTACATCGTTCCATTCGGCGGCGTGAAAATGAGCGGTTTAGGACGGGAGGGACTCGGCTTCACACTGGAAGAGATGAGCCAGCTGAAGTATACCGTTTGGCGTTCCTGCGAAAGTTAG
- a CDS encoding ring-opening amidohydrolase, protein MSAFLQVVGQASPDDLSGLRALVESEQLDPKRIVAFLNKTEGNGCVNDFARGYCAHVLHEYLSGELGPEAAEKALLIMSGGCEGVLSPHMNVFSQDGPESDQVTGGLAIGAGKTRDFKAEEIGRMAMVEETARLATELMESLSLSKEDVHFVQIKCPLIRSSDVTEAQEKGVSLATTDTLKSMGYSRGASSLGAAVALGEVELSGLDDSKILGALDLYSGVASSSSGIELRCCEVLIMGNSPLSRSPLRIGHAVMQDALDRDAVVQACVESQGMTDGNFDPEKVANVFAKSEVDPSGMIRGKRHTMLQDSDVSGTRMSRAVVGAIVASVLGRTQVYVSGGAEHQGPPGGGPVAAISWI, encoded by the coding sequence ATGAGCGCCTTTTTGCAAGTAGTGGGCCAAGCGAGCCCTGACGACCTTTCCGGTCTGCGAGCTTTGGTGGAGAGCGAGCAGCTCGATCCCAAGCGTATTGTCGCGTTTTTGAACAAGACGGAAGGGAACGGCTGCGTGAATGATTTCGCCCGCGGATACTGCGCTCATGTCCTGCACGAATACCTTTCTGGCGAGCTTGGCCCTGAGGCTGCCGAAAAGGCTTTGCTTATCATGTCTGGCGGTTGCGAAGGGGTTCTCAGCCCGCACATGAATGTGTTTTCGCAAGATGGTCCCGAGTCGGATCAAGTCACCGGTGGCTTGGCCATTGGGGCGGGGAAAACGAGGGATTTCAAAGCCGAAGAGATTGGCCGGATGGCAATGGTGGAAGAAACCGCGAGGCTCGCGACCGAGCTGATGGAGAGCTTATCCCTCTCCAAGGAGGACGTACATTTTGTGCAAATCAAGTGTCCGCTCATTCGCTCGTCAGATGTCACGGAAGCCCAGGAAAAGGGCGTGTCGCTCGCCACGACGGACACTTTGAAATCGATGGGCTATTCACGTGGGGCTTCCAGTTTGGGCGCCGCTGTCGCCTTGGGCGAAGTGGAGCTTTCGGGTTTGGACGATAGCAAGATTCTTGGAGCTCTTGATCTCTATTCCGGCGTTGCTTCCTCGTCTTCGGGCATTGAGCTCCGTTGTTGCGAAGTGTTGATCATGGGCAATAGCCCATTGTCGCGAAGTCCCTTGCGTATCGGTCATGCTGTGATGCAAGACGCCCTCGATCGCGACGCGGTGGTACAAGCTTGCGTAGAGAGCCAGGGAATGACCGATGGCAATTTCGATCCGGAAAAGGTCGCGAACGTATTTGCCAAGTCGGAGGTGGATCCCTCGGGAATGATACGTGGGAAACGGCATACTATGCTGCAGGATTCCGATGTGAGCGGAACGCGCATGAGTCGGGCCGTGGTAGGTGCGATCGTGGCCAGCGTACTCGGGCGAACCCAGGTTTATGTATCTGGAGGAGCGGAGCATCAAGGTCCACCAGGTGGTGGTCCGGTGGCGGCTATCTCTTGGATCTAG
- a CDS encoding AtzE family amidohydrolase, which yields MDSISTISSRVRLGQLSARSVVEEALAQMSGPGRQLNAVTAVLSERALLQADAVDQAVSQGRDPGPLAGVPFGVKDLFDVEGLATLAGSKIQADSPVAPKDATAIRLLESAGAVLCGTQRMDEYAYGFTTENAHYGATRNPHDRERIAGGSSGGAAACVAAGLLPFSLGTDTNGSVRVPSSLCGIYGLKPTYGRLSRAGAFLFVGSIDCIGPFARSVEDLALVFEAMQGKDAEDPVQSDCSFSAVSNGGKVEEGVLRVGMLDGYFSEMQEPEASEAVAAVASLLGAKDKVSFPDPVAARSAAFVVSACEGGRLHKERLSTRFEDFDPAVRNRLAAGLCAPSSWYLQAQVTRKKLQRELLGLFETHDVLIAPATPLSAPKIGQTEMSIGGKIVPTRPNMGIFTQPISFFGLPVLTVPYLRKGQMPIGVQLIGRPFGEENLFRVARSLEAASEAFRPQIPETFKPKKS from the coding sequence ATGGATTCGATCAGCACCATTTCCTCACGTGTCCGACTTGGGCAGCTCTCTGCTCGATCCGTGGTCGAAGAGGCGTTGGCCCAAATGTCTGGTCCCGGTCGTCAGCTGAATGCAGTGACCGCGGTTTTGTCGGAAAGAGCTTTGCTGCAGGCGGACGCTGTGGACCAAGCGGTTTCGCAGGGGAGAGATCCTGGCCCGCTTGCAGGAGTGCCATTTGGCGTGAAGGACCTCTTTGACGTGGAAGGGCTGGCAACCTTAGCGGGCTCGAAAATCCAAGCGGATTCTCCCGTCGCTCCGAAGGATGCAACCGCGATACGGCTCCTCGAATCGGCCGGAGCGGTGCTCTGCGGTACGCAACGTATGGATGAGTACGCCTATGGTTTTACGACCGAGAATGCCCACTATGGAGCCACTCGGAATCCGCACGATCGCGAGCGAATCGCCGGAGGGTCTTCCGGAGGGGCTGCCGCATGCGTGGCTGCTGGCTTGCTGCCGTTTTCTTTGGGAACCGATACGAATGGCTCCGTTCGCGTGCCATCCTCCCTTTGCGGTATCTATGGTTTAAAGCCGACCTATGGTCGCTTATCCCGAGCGGGGGCGTTTCTTTTTGTCGGAAGCATCGATTGTATCGGCCCGTTTGCGCGTTCGGTGGAAGACCTCGCCTTGGTTTTTGAAGCCATGCAAGGGAAGGATGCGGAAGATCCGGTTCAGTCGGATTGCTCTTTTTCCGCGGTCTCAAACGGAGGAAAAGTCGAGGAGGGCGTTCTGCGAGTTGGCATGCTGGACGGCTATTTTTCCGAGATGCAGGAACCCGAAGCGAGCGAGGCGGTGGCTGCGGTAGCTTCGCTTCTTGGGGCGAAAGACAAAGTCAGTTTTCCAGATCCCGTGGCGGCCCGTTCCGCCGCTTTCGTGGTGAGCGCTTGCGAAGGTGGGCGCTTGCACAAAGAACGCCTAAGCACGCGTTTCGAGGATTTTGACCCAGCAGTGAGAAACCGCTTGGCGGCCGGGCTTTGCGCACCGAGCTCCTGGTATTTGCAGGCCCAAGTCACCAGAAAAAAACTACAAAGAGAATTACTAGGTCTTTTCGAAACGCACGATGTTCTCATCGCTCCAGCGACTCCGCTTTCGGCTCCGAAAATTGGACAAACGGAAATGTCGATCGGCGGAAAGATCGTACCTACCCGCCCGAATATGGGAATCTTCACCCAGCCGATTTCCTTTTTCGGTTTACCGGTTCTCACGGTGCCATACCTGCGCAAGGGGCAAATGCCGATCGGCGTTCAACTTATTGGCCGACCGTTCGGCGAAGAAAATCTGTTCCGAGTAGCGCGAAGCCTAGAAGCGGCATCCGAAGCCTTTCGTCCCCAAATTCCCGAAACCTTTAAGCCAAAGAAATCATGA
- the hpxZ gene encoding oxalurate catabolism protein HpxZ — protein sequence MDTELSEASRELTVACDAYEIALVTNDVDTLMDLFWDSPDTVRYGPTENLYGSEEIQAFRQNRPSKGLERKVERREITLLDAITGYCNIEFSRETPAGKRIGRQTQFWRKFPEIGWKVVSAHVSLMAI from the coding sequence ATGGATACCGAATTAAGTGAAGCTAGCCGAGAACTTACCGTCGCTTGCGATGCCTACGAAATAGCCCTTGTCACCAATGATGTGGATACGTTGATGGATCTATTTTGGGATTCGCCAGATACGGTTCGCTATGGCCCGACGGAAAATCTTTACGGATCCGAAGAGATCCAAGCCTTTCGTCAGAATCGACCTTCCAAAGGTCTGGAGCGGAAAGTGGAGCGGCGGGAGATCACCTTGCTCGATGCGATTACTGGCTATTGCAATATCGAGTTTTCCCGTGAGACCCCGGCTGGAAAACGGATTGGTCGTCAGACACAATTCTGGCGAAAGTTTCCCGAGATCGGCTGGAAGGTCGTTTCCGCGCACGTGTCGCTGATGGCGATTTGA
- a CDS encoding ABC transporter substrate-binding protein — protein sequence MRRAENQDRRASSLACVFAFWGLSLAGCGGDSSPEEQTISLEEQAQSKAAALAFEASLEETERLVRERMPASSYVDQTLMPKIEDLSTAPEFDEVVKLRVGAPWVFNDETAPWYIGQELGYFREAGLEIELVEGGPGRNPFTLLLGGQLDIAVSAYFSLVPTVRTSPTGGDVVVINAVLKNTPAGVLAIDHSIPQDQRSDWKLKPEDMRNKVLGVQAGSDRHAAIYLQASGIPEESVEVIRVGNSPEALMSGRVDFMLAWIVNQPRILEANGFKNWAFFLVSDYYYTSPSDVSVVLREMLESRPDVVYRYNWALLKSVRYLLEHSDDAAEITARYIPDAGLDLEQIKWRFDLQRSLIEGTNPEDLLMIDVAELDKVVAYNIQAGTVEMPPEN from the coding sequence ATGAGAAGAGCTGAAAATCAAGATAGACGAGCTTCTTCTCTGGCCTGTGTATTCGCGTTTTGGGGACTGTCCTTAGCAGGTTGTGGCGGTGATTCCTCGCCTGAGGAACAAACGATTTCTTTGGAAGAGCAGGCTCAGTCGAAGGCGGCTGCTCTCGCATTCGAAGCCTCGCTGGAGGAGACCGAGCGACTCGTTCGGGAAAGAATGCCAGCGAGCAGCTATGTGGACCAGACCTTGATGCCAAAGATCGAAGATTTGAGCACGGCTCCAGAATTCGATGAAGTGGTAAAGCTGCGAGTCGGAGCTCCTTGGGTGTTCAATGACGAAACTGCGCCCTGGTATATTGGCCAAGAGCTTGGGTATTTTCGCGAGGCCGGATTGGAGATTGAATTGGTGGAGGGTGGCCCCGGTAGAAACCCGTTTACTCTTCTTCTTGGCGGCCAATTGGATATCGCAGTTTCAGCTTATTTTTCCCTCGTACCAACAGTACGAACTTCGCCGACGGGTGGCGATGTCGTGGTCATAAATGCGGTCCTTAAAAATACTCCAGCAGGCGTCTTAGCCATCGACCACAGCATCCCTCAGGATCAGCGGAGTGATTGGAAGCTGAAGCCAGAAGATATGCGGAACAAGGTCCTCGGGGTGCAGGCCGGCAGCGATCGTCATGCTGCGATTTATTTGCAGGCTTCGGGCATTCCGGAGGAATCGGTAGAGGTTATCCGCGTGGGGAATAGCCCGGAAGCCCTGATGTCTGGCAGGGTTGATTTCATGCTGGCTTGGATCGTTAACCAGCCTCGGATCCTGGAGGCGAATGGTTTTAAAAATTGGGCATTCTTTTTGGTGTCCGACTATTATTACACCTCTCCTTCCGATGTTTCAGTCGTCTTGCGCGAGATGCTGGAAAGCCGGCCCGACGTGGTCTACCGGTACAATTGGGCTCTTCTCAAAAGCGTTCGCTATCTGCTGGAACACAGTGATGATGCGGCGGAAATTACGGCCCGCTACATACCCGATGCAGGGCTGGATTTGGAACAGATAAAATGGCGCTTCGATTTGCAGCGGTCCCTTATCGAAGGGACGAATCCCGAAGACTTGCTGATGATCGATGTCGCTGAATTGGACAAGGTAGTCGCCTACAATATCCAAGCTGGCACAGTCGAAATGCCTCCCGAGAACTAG
- a CDS encoding cytochrome P450 — protein MITELKSLEDIPVFKSHDSVEEASREFLDKPIELLLTAYQECGPIFKMAVGGQWKVILSGYDSNDFMWRNPRNFSYGIGNKPFLEQMGHDHLTGLDGDRHKLKKKILKPAFSMEGAMRYLSIFNREIEKMLSALDLDSPIETAELWARTIIRINSQTVAVSEIDEATITLLSDWEREFLKGLVKGEERHAFFEQPEYLELKGKVFSHFGSIVERRLSGDSSIQDNFAEVLAARSEEENPINREHAANDLYFILLAGVHNTSALINACLHFAYTRPAWLQALREEVEAWDGKDLMALAGMTRLKATIMEAQRLLPAVNLQGKFVTEAFEFKGYDIPAGTHFFHANTLCHFLDEYYENPMSFLPERFVEEGKFVPKTIGFFGGGIHLCLGRNHSMLQTPVALAHVLRKFDLKFNYDPPLSVKLSNPRRSVTPFYPTTFVSR, from the coding sequence ATGATCACAGAACTTAAATCCCTGGAAGATATCCCTGTATTCAAAAGCCATGACAGCGTTGAGGAAGCGTCTCGGGAATTTTTGGATAAGCCGATTGAGCTCCTGTTAACGGCTTACCAAGAATGTGGGCCGATTTTTAAGATGGCGGTAGGAGGCCAGTGGAAAGTCATTTTGTCAGGTTACGACTCGAATGATTTCATGTGGCGAAATCCCCGAAATTTCAGCTATGGCATTGGAAATAAGCCATTTCTGGAGCAAATGGGACACGATCATCTGACGGGGCTCGATGGAGATCGCCACAAGCTAAAGAAGAAGATTCTCAAGCCGGCCTTCAGTATGGAGGGAGCCATGCGCTACCTCTCGATTTTTAATCGCGAGATCGAGAAAATGCTTTCAGCTTTAGATTTGGATTCGCCGATCGAAACGGCAGAGCTCTGGGCTCGGACCATTATTCGCATCAATAGCCAGACCGTGGCGGTAAGCGAAATCGATGAAGCAACGATTACCTTGCTTTCCGATTGGGAGCGCGAGTTCCTAAAGGGCCTCGTGAAAGGTGAAGAGCGGCATGCCTTTTTCGAGCAACCCGAGTATCTGGAATTAAAGGGAAAAGTATTTTCCCATTTTGGTTCCATCGTTGAGAGACGCTTATCGGGTGATTCCTCCATCCAAGATAATTTCGCCGAAGTCCTAGCCGCTCGGTCGGAGGAAGAGAATCCAATCAATCGAGAGCACGCTGCTAACGATTTGTACTTTATCCTCTTGGCCGGAGTGCACAATACCTCCGCTCTGATTAACGCCTGTCTCCATTTTGCTTATACGCGTCCAGCTTGGCTGCAGGCATTGCGGGAAGAAGTTGAGGCCTGGGATGGGAAGGACTTAATGGCCCTCGCGGGAATGACTCGTCTCAAGGCGACTATCATGGAGGCTCAACGTTTACTGCCCGCAGTTAATTTGCAGGGGAAATTCGTAACGGAAGCATTTGAATTCAAGGGGTACGACATTCCAGCGGGAACGCATTTCTTCCATGCCAATACCCTTTGTCATTTTCTGGACGAATACTACGAAAATCCGATGTCTTTTCTGCCGGAACGTTTCGTCGAAGAAGGCAAGTTCGTTCCAAAGACGATCGGGTTCTTTGGAGGCGGGATTCATCTCTGCCTCGGGCGAAATCATTCCATGCTGCAAACGCCGGTAGCCTTGGCTCATGTGCTCAGGAAATTCGATTTGAAGTTTAACTACGATCCGCCGCTCTCGGTAAAGCTCAGCAATCCAAGGCGATCAGTAACGCCCTTTTATCCAACGACTTTTGTTTCCCGATGA
- a CDS encoding polysaccharide deacetylase family protein: protein MTEPLYPDFHRLDLSSHGRYDYVPINDRNDFEWPDGKRLAVYIAVKIEHFPFGEGMGHALAHPQPEPDVMNYAWRDYGVRVGIWRLLEEFQTLDLPFAALLNTALIEYAPPLIRALSDTSCEMVGHGRSNGERQSQWSEETERRMIEAVTLDLENAFGKRPQGWMGPWVAESRTTPDLLAEAGYRYTLDWGMDEQPVWLKTRGGGKLLSIPYPRPSNDIALLHGHHVTPRAYTEILIDQFEEMLDQSRKAPLVFNLSLHPFLVGQPFRLRALRKFLSYLAERRNEIWLTTPGEIAQYSASLPAGIIAS from the coding sequence GTGACCGAACCGTTATACCCTGATTTTCACCGCTTAGACCTAAGCTCGCACGGACGTTATGACTATGTTCCGATAAACGATCGGAATGACTTTGAATGGCCCGATGGAAAACGGCTCGCGGTCTATATCGCCGTAAAGATCGAGCACTTCCCATTTGGTGAAGGCATGGGGCACGCTCTCGCTCATCCGCAACCCGAACCAGATGTGATGAACTATGCCTGGAGGGACTATGGAGTTCGCGTTGGTATTTGGCGCCTCCTGGAGGAATTTCAGACTTTGGATCTTCCGTTTGCCGCCTTGTTGAACACGGCATTGATTGAATACGCTCCTCCATTGATCCGAGCTTTGAGTGATACGAGTTGCGAGATGGTCGGGCATGGTCGCAGCAACGGTGAGAGGCAAAGTCAATGGAGCGAAGAGACGGAGCGAAGGATGATCGAAGCGGTAACTCTCGACCTAGAAAACGCGTTCGGAAAAAGACCGCAAGGTTGGATGGGGCCGTGGGTGGCGGAGAGTCGGACGACTCCGGACCTTTTGGCGGAGGCCGGCTACCGCTACACCTTGGACTGGGGTATGGACGAGCAACCGGTTTGGCTAAAAACCAGAGGTGGGGGCAAACTGTTATCGATTCCTTATCCTAGGCCGAGCAACGATATCGCTCTGCTGCATGGGCACCATGTGACGCCGAGGGCCTACACGGAGATCTTGATCGACCAGTTCGAGGAGATGCTGGATCAATCACGCAAAGCTCCACTGGTATTCAACCTAAGCTTACACCCGTTTTTGGTTGGGCAACCCTTTCGTTTGCGAGCATTGAGGAAATTCCTAAGCTATCTCGCTGAGCGTAGAAATGAGATTTGGCTGACCACTCCGGGAGAAATTGCCCAATACTCTGCGTCGCTTCCTGCGGGTATTATCGCCTCATGA
- a CDS encoding NAD(P)-binding domain-containing protein — translation MPSSLSATPALKRLEEEIRSDRDVFSYYAKPWVRPYADETGQPILDVAIIGAGQNGLGCCYSLRCEGVTRIQIFDQNPQYQNGNFAQYTRMNFLRTPKDLCGLERGDPRLSFQRYYKARYGAEAWEPLKQSPRAAFADYLHWYSELLELPISYQHRLKTIEPLPDQTFNLHFETPDGSMIQRCRTVVLAGGSSADQYKNFPNALSIKASPERWAHGGDSIDFQTFQGKRVSILGHGAGAFDLAGTALEAGAAAVDIFYRRKKIPLVNPRRHLENAGMMAGFKDLPPDDRWKILKRLIDIDQPPPQKAFERIYQHPALSIHPGTNWSSIEDGEEGGVTIETSSGPHESDFAILATGFKRKPMERSDIQSFSQKIRTWESYQAPDGYEDAGISAFPDLGPAFEFQPKDEKDGWLRQIFNVSFGSGMNHGSHIVSVSGLQFTIPRLSSGIRDRLFLLDADYYVKTALAFDEAELQLPADQVDRFNAD, via the coding sequence ATGCCGTCTTCGCTTTCCGCCACTCCCGCACTTAAACGCTTAGAGGAAGAAATACGCTCCGACCGTGACGTCTTCTCATACTACGCAAAGCCATGGGTGCGGCCCTACGCGGATGAGACAGGCCAGCCGATCCTTGACGTAGCGATCATCGGAGCCGGTCAAAACGGATTAGGATGCTGTTACTCGCTGCGCTGCGAGGGCGTAACCCGTATCCAGATTTTCGACCAGAATCCGCAATACCAGAACGGAAATTTCGCCCAATACACCCGAATGAACTTCTTGCGAACCCCGAAGGACCTTTGCGGCCTGGAACGGGGCGACCCAAGACTGAGTTTCCAGAGGTATTACAAAGCTCGATACGGGGCCGAAGCTTGGGAACCCCTTAAACAATCTCCTCGGGCCGCATTCGCGGACTATCTGCACTGGTACTCGGAGCTGTTGGAGCTTCCCATCTCCTACCAGCATCGCTTGAAGACCATCGAGCCCCTGCCCGACCAGACTTTCAACCTGCACTTCGAAACTCCTGACGGCTCTATGATACAGCGATGTCGCACCGTCGTTCTCGCAGGCGGCTCGAGCGCGGACCAATATAAAAATTTTCCCAACGCACTGTCTATCAAGGCGTCCCCAGAGCGTTGGGCCCACGGCGGAGACTCAATCGACTTTCAAACCTTCCAAGGAAAACGAGTCTCGATTCTTGGGCACGGAGCGGGGGCCTTCGACTTAGCCGGCACCGCCCTTGAAGCAGGAGCAGCCGCGGTGGATATCTTCTATCGCCGCAAAAAGATCCCTTTGGTCAATCCTCGTCGGCACTTGGAAAATGCAGGCATGATGGCGGGCTTCAAAGACCTGCCCCCTGACGATCGATGGAAAATCTTAAAGCGCCTCATAGACATCGACCAACCGCCTCCACAAAAGGCCTTTGAGCGAATCTACCAGCATCCCGCCCTCTCCATACACCCGGGAACGAATTGGAGCAGCATCGAGGATGGAGAGGAAGGCGGTGTGACCATCGAAACCTCTTCAGGCCCACACGAGTCGGACTTCGCGATCTTAGCCACGGGCTTCAAGCGAAAGCCCATGGAACGCAGCGACATACAATCCTTCTCCCAAAAGATTCGGACTTGGGAGTCCTACCAAGCTCCCGATGGCTACGAAGACGCGGGCATCTCCGCCTTTCCGGATCTCGGGCCGGCTTTCGAATTCCAACCGAAAGACGAGAAGGACGGATGGCTAAGGCAAATTTTCAACGTTTCATTTGGTTCCGGCATGAACCATGGATCCCACATCGTATCCGTCAGTGGCCTACAGTTCACCATTCCCCGACTTTCATCAGGCATTCGCGATCGCTTGTTTCTGCTCGACGCGGACTATTATGTGAAAACTGCCCTCGCCTTCGACGAAGCGGAACTCCAGTTGCCCGCCGACCAAGTAGACCGCTTTAACGCGGACTGA